In Salvelinus namaycush isolate Seneca chromosome 20, SaNama_1.0, whole genome shotgun sequence, the following proteins share a genomic window:
- the LOC120064724 gene encoding transmembrane protein 240-like: MRPDFSGSFQAVACLTDMNALLDRFHNYILPHLRGEDHVCHCNCGRHHVHYVIPYDGDQSLVDSADNYFVSDSVTKQELDLMLGLLLGFLLSWLLLCLDGVLHATLRRWRAKQHHDAFSWSWVPRFCNLGRRVHMRKLEDSSGNMVHIKQKMYHNGHPSPRHL; the protein is encoded by the exons ATGCGTCCAG ACTTCAGTGGTTCTTTTCAGGCTGTTGCGTGTCTAACGGACATGAACGCGCTACTGGACCGCTTTCACAACTATATTTTACCACATTTACGAGGGGAGGACCACGTCTGCCATTGCAACTGTGGAAG GCACCATGTACACTATGTGATCCCGTATGATGGGGACCAGTCTCTGGTGGACTCTGCAGATAACTACTTTGTGAGTGACAGTGTGACCAAGCAGGAGCTGGACCTGATGCTGGGGCTGCTGCTGGGTTTCCTCCTCAGCTGGCTGCTGCTGTGCCTGGACGGGGTGCTGCACGCTACCCTCAGACGTTGGAGGGCCAAACAGCACCATG ATGCGTTCTCCTGGTCATGGGTTCCCCGCTTCTGTAACCTGGGGAGAAGGGTGCACATGAGAAAGCTAGAGGACTCAAGTGGAAACATGGTGCACATTAAGCAGAAGATGTACCACAACGGACACCCCAGCCCACGCCACCTCTGA